In Asanoa sp. WMMD1127, one genomic interval encodes:
- a CDS encoding antibiotic biosynthesis monooxygenase family protein, which produces MLIVAGHLMVAPDERLSYLAGCEAVVAAARRAPGCLDFAIAADLLDPGRVNVYERWESQADVDAFRGSGPSDEQGAALLSASVAEYDVGDTRSLTD; this is translated from the coding sequence ATGCTGATCGTCGCCGGACACCTGATGGTCGCGCCCGACGAGCGGTTGTCCTATCTGGCGGGTTGCGAGGCCGTCGTCGCCGCCGCCCGGCGGGCGCCGGGCTGTCTCGACTTCGCCATCGCCGCCGACCTGCTCGACCCGGGTCGCGTCAACGTCTACGAGCGCTGGGAGTCCCAGGCGGACGTCGACGCGTTCCGGGGCAGCGGGCCGAGCGACGAGCAGGGCGCCGCGCTGCTGTCGGCATCGGTGGCCGAATATGACGTCGGCGACACCCGCTCATTGACCGACTGA
- a CDS encoding cupin domain-containing protein — protein sequence MTAADPPPLTVVQPGAGPTGELGSIGVQFKVWGQDTGGALSIVEHPFPVGALVPPHLHTREDEYSIVTAGEIGFRSGDREVVLGAGGYITKPRGELHAMWNAGSTPARMIEIISPAGFEHFFREVAEHVAAGTGDPEEGARLAERYGLRFGQPDWLPGIVERYGLNPL from the coding sequence ATGACAGCAGCAGATCCACCACCGTTGACGGTGGTCCAGCCCGGCGCCGGCCCGACCGGCGAGCTCGGGTCCATCGGCGTGCAGTTCAAGGTGTGGGGGCAGGACACGGGCGGCGCGCTGTCCATCGTCGAGCATCCGTTCCCGGTCGGCGCGCTGGTGCCACCGCACCTGCACACGCGGGAAGACGAATACTCCATCGTCACGGCGGGCGAGATCGGGTTCCGGTCGGGCGACCGCGAGGTCGTGCTCGGCGCGGGCGGCTACATCACCAAGCCGCGCGGCGAGCTGCACGCGATGTGGAACGCCGGCAGCACGCCGGCCCGCATGATCGAGATCATCAGCCCGGCGGGCTTCGAGCACTTCTTCCGCGAGGTGGCCGAGCACGTCGCGGCCGGCACCGGCGACCCGGAGGAGGGCGCCCGGCTCGCGGAGCGCTACGGGCTGCGGTTCGGCCAACCGGACTGGCTGCCGGGGATCGTCGAACGGTACGGACTGAATCCGCTCTGA
- a CDS encoding serine/threonine-protein kinase, giving the protein MTQTELAGRYRLDEVVGAGGMGRVWRARDLVLGRTVAVKEIRPAPWLPGGDAWQTTLREARAASRLRHPNVVAVLDVLRTDRSWIVMEYVPGRSLHDVVAERGPLDPPEVARLGLEILAALEAAHDAGIIHRDVKPQNVLLADDGRVVLTDFGLAVVADGGVTVPDQVLGSADFVAPECALTGASTVAGDLWSIGATLYALVEGRAPFHRPTVVATLTALAAGPPDPMFRAGPLAPVILRLLDRDPRRRPDAAALRARLQTAGEPAPRSRLGWRAAVAGVAALALATAGTAAAVTQKPPPPAVHPSPSGTATPTPTQRGDDPRFRPVGAGTPTTPTGRATSRRSGSS; this is encoded by the coding sequence GTGACGCAGACCGAGCTCGCCGGCCGCTACCGCCTCGACGAGGTGGTCGGCGCGGGCGGCATGGGCCGGGTCTGGCGGGCCCGCGACCTCGTGCTCGGGCGGACGGTCGCGGTCAAGGAGATCCGGCCGGCGCCCTGGCTGCCCGGCGGCGACGCCTGGCAGACCACCCTGCGGGAGGCCCGCGCCGCCTCCCGGCTGCGGCATCCCAACGTGGTCGCGGTGCTCGACGTGCTCCGCACGGACCGGTCGTGGATCGTCATGGAGTATGTGCCGGGCCGGTCGCTGCACGACGTCGTCGCGGAGCGCGGCCCCCTCGACCCGCCCGAGGTCGCCCGGCTGGGGCTGGAGATCCTGGCCGCGCTCGAGGCCGCGCACGACGCCGGCATCATCCACCGGGACGTGAAGCCGCAGAACGTCCTGCTCGCCGACGACGGCCGGGTGGTGCTGACCGACTTCGGCCTCGCGGTGGTCGCCGACGGCGGCGTCACCGTGCCGGACCAGGTGCTCGGCTCCGCGGACTTCGTCGCCCCGGAGTGTGCCCTGACCGGCGCGTCCACCGTGGCGGGCGACCTGTGGTCAATCGGCGCGACGCTCTACGCCCTGGTCGAGGGGCGTGCGCCGTTCCATCGGCCGACCGTCGTCGCGACGCTGACCGCCCTGGCCGCCGGCCCACCCGATCCGATGTTCCGCGCCGGGCCGCTGGCGCCGGTCATCCTGCGCCTCCTGGACCGCGACCCTCGCCGCCGGCCGGACGCCGCCGCCCTGCGCGCGAGACTCCAGACGGCGGGCGAGCCGGCGCCGAGGTCCCGCCTCGGCTGGCGTGCCGCGGTCGCCGGTGTCGCGGCGCTCGCCCTGGCGACGGCGGGCACCGCCGCGGCCGTCACGCAGAAACCACCCCCACCGGCGGTCCACCCCAGCCCGTCGGGCACGGCGACCCCAACCCCGACCCAGCGGGGCGACGACCCGCGTTTCCGCCCGGTTGGCGCTGGCACACCGACGACGCCGACTGGCCGCGCGACGAGCCGGCGTTCCGGCTCGTCCTGA
- a CDS encoding helix-turn-helix domain-containing protein, translated as MDELLSAAERDAYRVLVRLGAADAAQLAATMSVPPATVSAVLAALRRKGLVSTGPQVRPLAPDVALGDALLRRQEMLDDARRTVAALSEDYRRHSRRRDADHLVEVIVGRDALRGRLREMQDTARTEILWFCRANPLAMAGPENTEEDSALARGVRYRAIYERELLERPGELPSILQSMAAGEEARTLPTLPVRLAIADRELAICPLVPDEARGFGEPTAALIRSSELLDALAALFESFWERATPLRADGGPADELGEADTLLLSLVVSGLPDKSIATHLGVSKRTVQRRLDRLMTLAGVDTRTGLAFQAASRGWLSDDRSPGPASHAGIGPAAHVSAPPSAPSRRVPPSPRRGWR; from the coding sequence ATGGATGAGCTGCTTTCGGCGGCCGAGCGGGACGCGTACCGGGTGCTGGTCCGGCTCGGAGCGGCCGACGCCGCGCAACTGGCGGCGACCATGTCGGTGCCCCCCGCGACGGTCTCGGCCGTGCTGGCCGCGCTGCGCCGGAAGGGCCTGGTGAGCACCGGCCCGCAGGTCCGGCCGCTGGCGCCCGACGTGGCACTGGGCGACGCGCTGCTGCGCCGGCAGGAGATGCTCGACGACGCCCGGCGGACGGTGGCGGCGCTGAGCGAGGACTACCGGCGGCACAGCCGGCGCCGCGACGCCGACCACCTCGTCGAGGTCATCGTGGGCCGCGACGCGCTGCGCGGGCGGCTGCGCGAGATGCAGGACACGGCCCGCACGGAGATCCTCTGGTTCTGCCGCGCGAACCCGCTGGCGATGGCCGGCCCCGAGAACACGGAAGAGGACTCGGCCCTGGCCCGCGGCGTCCGCTACCGCGCCATCTACGAACGCGAGCTGCTGGAGCGGCCGGGGGAGCTGCCCAGCATCCTGCAGTCGATGGCGGCGGGCGAGGAGGCGCGTACGCTGCCGACCCTGCCCGTGCGCCTCGCCATTGCCGACCGCGAGCTGGCCATCTGCCCGCTGGTCCCGGACGAGGCCCGCGGCTTCGGCGAGCCGACGGCGGCGCTGATCCGCTCGAGCGAGCTGCTCGACGCCCTGGCGGCGTTGTTCGAGAGCTTCTGGGAGCGCGCCACGCCGCTCCGCGCCGACGGCGGCCCGGCGGACGAGCTCGGCGAGGCCGACACGCTGTTGCTGTCGCTGGTCGTCTCCGGCCTGCCGGACAAGTCAATCGCCACCCACCTGGGCGTCAGCAAGCGCACGGTCCAACGCCGCCTGGACCGCCTGATGACCCTGGCCGGCGTCGACACCCGCACAGGCCTGGCCTTCCAGGCCGCCAGCCGCGGCTGGCTGAGCGACGACCGCTCGCCCGGCCCGGCTAGCCACGCCGGCATCGGGCCAGCCGCTCACGTCAGCGCGCCGCCGTCGGCGCCGTCTCGGCGCGTTCCGCCGTCACCTCGTCGAGGATGGCGGTGA
- the iolC gene encoding 5-dehydro-2-deoxygluconokinase, with product MSAFDVVAMGRLGVDLYPEQVGVKLADVRTFAKSLGGTAANVAVAAARHGRRVALVSGTGADPFGDYLHDELRGYGVDDRWVAIVPDLPTPVTFCEIFPPDHFPIYFYRYPSAPDLQIAAADLDLDALRAAGVLWLTGTGLSVEPTRGTHFAALRARDRAPLTILDLDYRAAFWPDPQSAGAAYREALPLVTVAVGNAEECAVATGERDPERAAAALLGFGVEIAVVKLGGDGVLGVTATEAVRVPPVHVEVVNGLGAGDAFGGALCHGLLAGWPLARVLAFANAAGALVAGRLACAPDMPTSREVEELVAHA from the coding sequence ATGAGCGCTTTCGACGTCGTGGCTATGGGGCGGCTGGGGGTCGACCTCTATCCGGAGCAGGTCGGCGTCAAGTTGGCCGACGTGCGTACGTTCGCGAAGTCGTTGGGCGGCACCGCCGCGAACGTCGCGGTCGCCGCCGCCCGGCACGGCCGCCGGGTCGCGCTGGTCAGCGGCACCGGCGCGGACCCGTTCGGCGACTACCTGCACGACGAGCTGCGCGGCTACGGCGTCGACGACCGCTGGGTCGCGATCGTGCCGGACCTGCCGACCCCGGTGACGTTCTGCGAGATCTTCCCGCCGGACCACTTCCCGATCTACTTCTACCGCTACCCGAGCGCGCCCGACCTGCAGATCGCGGCGGCCGACCTCGACCTCGACGCGCTGCGGGCCGCCGGGGTGCTCTGGCTGACCGGCACGGGCCTGTCCGTCGAGCCGACCCGCGGCACCCATTTCGCCGCCCTGCGGGCCCGGGACCGGGCGCCACTGACCATTCTCGACCTCGACTACCGCGCCGCGTTCTGGCCGGACCCGCAGAGCGCCGGCGCCGCCTACCGGGAAGCGCTGCCGCTGGTGACGGTGGCGGTCGGCAACGCCGAGGAGTGCGCGGTGGCCACGGGCGAGCGTGACCCGGAGCGGGCCGCCGCGGCCCTGCTCGGGTTCGGCGTCGAGATCGCGGTGGTCAAGCTCGGCGGCGACGGGGTGCTCGGCGTGACCGCGACCGAGGCGGTCCGGGTGCCGCCCGTCCACGTGGAGGTCGTCAACGGCCTCGGCGCCGGTGACGCGTTCGGCGGCGCGCTCTGCCACGGCCTGCTCGCCGGCTGGCCGCTGGCCCGGGTGCTGGCCTTCGCCAACGCGGCCGGCGCGCTGGTCGCCGGCCGGCTGGCCTGCGCGCCCGACATGCCGACGTCCCGCGAGGTGGAGGAACTGGTGGCCCATGCGTGA
- a CDS encoding aldolase yields MREEALRELVRTRAEEPERLAATAAARRRRPRLTETGRLMLIAADHPARGNLAVGRRSMAMADRIDLLDRLRVALSRPGVDGVLGTPDVIEDLLLLDGLDGKVVIGSMNRGGIPGTAFEIDDRFTAWTPGALAAANLDGGKMLLRIDPTERSTVDTLESGAAAVSALAARRLMAMVEPFWVRRDAAGKAVNDLSPDAVIRSIAVAQALGCTSAYTWLKVPVVAEMERVMAASTLPALLLGGDPGEAPDEAYAAWQKALRLPTVRGLVVGRTLLYPPGDDVAAAVDTAVSLL; encoded by the coding sequence ATGCGTGAGGAAGCCCTGCGGGAGCTGGTCCGCACCCGCGCCGAGGAGCCGGAACGGCTGGCCGCGACGGCCGCCGCCCGGCGCCGCCGGCCGCGGCTCACCGAGACCGGCCGCCTGATGCTGATCGCGGCCGACCATCCGGCCCGCGGCAACCTCGCGGTCGGCCGGCGGAGCATGGCGATGGCCGACCGGATCGACCTGCTCGACCGGCTGCGGGTGGCGCTGTCGCGGCCCGGCGTCGACGGCGTGCTCGGCACCCCGGACGTCATCGAGGACCTGCTGCTGCTCGACGGCCTCGACGGCAAGGTGGTCATCGGCTCGATGAACCGCGGCGGCATCCCGGGCACGGCGTTCGAGATCGACGACCGGTTCACCGCCTGGACCCCGGGCGCGCTGGCCGCCGCCAACCTCGACGGCGGCAAGATGCTGCTGCGCATCGACCCGACCGAACGGTCCACGGTGGACACCTTGGAGAGCGGCGCCGCGGCCGTCTCCGCGCTGGCCGCCCGCCGGCTGATGGCGATGGTCGAGCCCTTCTGGGTGCGCCGGGACGCCGCCGGCAAGGCCGTCAACGACCTGTCGCCCGACGCGGTGATCCGGTCGATCGCGGTCGCGCAGGCGCTCGGCTGCACCTCGGCCTACACGTGGCTGAAGGTCCCGGTCGTCGCCGAGATGGAGCGGGTGATGGCGGCGTCCACCCTGCCGGCGCTGCTGCTGGGCGGCGACCCGGGCGAGGCCCCCGACGAGGCGTACGCGGCCTGGCAGAAGGCGTTGCGGCTGCCCACCGTGCGGGGCCTGGTCGTCGGCCGGACGTTGCTCTATCCGCCCGGCGACGACGTGGCCGCCGCGGTCGACACGGCGGTGAGCCTCCTATGA
- a CDS encoding glycosyltransferase family 39 protein, with protein sequence MNGGATAVERPAMAWGPVGILSVLLGAVVAADSNAYGYHRDELYFRLLGERPAWGYVDQPPLTPLLARLMTEVFGDHLWALRIPASLAVVATAILTALFAREVGGRRGAQLLAALGAAGVFPLVFGHVLLTASVDLVVVAAVLLCVARALRGDPRWWLAAGLAVGIGLYNKHLVLLTLVAIGVALAAVGPRRVLASPWLWAGVAVALVVGSPNVIYQITHDWPQLKMAEAIRDDKGAESRVLFVPFQFVAIGLFFAPVWVAGLVRLWRTPALRSLAFAYPVLCVLVLVTGGQPYYTLGLLLALFAAGCPAVVAWAADRRGRRVLLGVGVGLNLVVSAVTALALLPVSVLAKTPIADINQGTSDQIGWPVYVDQISSVYAGLPAVDRSRAVILTANYGEAGALDRFGSGLPAVYSGHNELWYRGRPPDDATVVVAVGFGNPLSALFGSCQVALDLDNGVDIPNEEQDNDVRVCRDPVAPWSTLWPRLQHYS encoded by the coding sequence GTGAACGGGGGAGCGACGGCCGTCGAGCGGCCGGCCATGGCGTGGGGGCCGGTCGGGATCCTCAGCGTGCTGCTGGGCGCCGTCGTCGCGGCCGACAGCAACGCCTACGGCTACCACCGCGACGAGCTCTACTTCCGCCTGCTCGGGGAGCGTCCGGCCTGGGGCTACGTCGACCAGCCGCCGCTGACGCCGCTGCTCGCGCGGCTGATGACCGAGGTGTTCGGCGACCACCTGTGGGCCCTGCGCATCCCGGCTTCGCTAGCGGTGGTGGCGACCGCGATCCTGACCGCGCTGTTCGCCCGCGAGGTGGGCGGCCGGCGCGGGGCGCAGCTGCTTGCCGCGCTCGGCGCGGCGGGCGTGTTCCCGCTGGTCTTCGGGCACGTGCTGCTGACGGCCAGCGTCGACCTCGTGGTCGTCGCGGCGGTGCTGCTGTGCGTGGCGCGGGCGCTGCGCGGCGACCCGCGCTGGTGGCTCGCCGCCGGTCTGGCCGTCGGCATCGGCCTCTACAACAAGCACCTCGTGCTGCTGACGCTGGTGGCGATCGGCGTGGCGCTGGCCGCGGTCGGCCCGCGCCGCGTGCTCGCGTCGCCGTGGCTGTGGGCCGGCGTCGCCGTCGCCCTCGTCGTCGGCTCGCCCAACGTGATCTACCAGATCACCCACGACTGGCCGCAGCTCAAGATGGCCGAGGCGATCCGCGACGACAAGGGCGCCGAGTCGCGGGTCCTGTTCGTGCCGTTCCAGTTCGTGGCCATCGGCCTCTTCTTCGCGCCGGTCTGGGTGGCGGGTCTCGTGCGCCTGTGGCGCACGCCGGCGCTGCGGTCGCTCGCGTTCGCCTACCCGGTGTTGTGCGTGCTGGTGCTGGTGACCGGCGGGCAGCCCTACTACACGCTCGGGTTGCTGCTGGCGCTGTTCGCGGCGGGCTGCCCGGCGGTGGTGGCCTGGGCCGCCGACCGGCGCGGCCGGCGGGTGCTGCTCGGCGTCGGCGTGGGGCTCAACCTGGTGGTGTCGGCGGTCACCGCGCTCGCGCTGCTGCCGGTGTCGGTGCTGGCGAAGACGCCGATCGCGGACATCAACCAGGGCACCAGCGACCAGATCGGGTGGCCGGTCTACGTCGACCAGATCTCGTCGGTCTACGCCGGTCTGCCGGCCGTCGACCGCTCCCGCGCGGTGATCCTGACGGCCAACTACGGCGAGGCGGGCGCGCTCGACCGCTTCGGCTCGGGCCTGCCCGCTGTCTACAGTGGCCACAACGAGCTCTGGTATCGCGGGCGTCCGCCGGACGATGCCACCGTGGTGGTCGCGGTCGGCTTCGGCAACCCGCTTTCCGCGCTGTTCGGCTCGTGCCAGGTCGCCCTCGACCTCGACAACGGCGTCGACATCCCCAACGAGGAACAGGACAACGACGTACGCGTCTGCCGCGACCCGGTCGCACCGTGGTCGACGCTGTGGCCGCGCCTGCAGCACTACTCCTGA
- the iolD gene encoding 3D-(3,5/4)-trihydroxycyclohexane-1,2-dione acylhydrolase (decyclizing) yields the protein MTRLTVAQALVRFLAAQETERDGVRRRFIAGAFGIFGHGNLAGVGQALREHADTMPYHLARNEQAMVHTAAAYARMTNRLATFACTTSIGPGATNMVTGAAGATINRLPVLLLPGDTFATRVADPVLQQLEAPYAGDVSVNDCLRPVSRWFDRVSRPEQLVEAALRAMRVLTDPVETGAVTLALPQDVQAEAYDWPDEFFAPRVWHVPRPVPEPAALERAVSAIRSARRPLIVAGGGVIYSEATAALAAFAERTGVPVGETQAGKGALHHEHPSAVGAIGATGTTAANQLAAEADLVIGVGTRWSDFTTASRTLFTTPDVRFVNLNIASFDAAKHSGLSLVADARAGIEALDAALAGWSVSAGHRASTAQLVAAWNDTVDRAYAVERSLAAQSAVIGAVNEAAGDRGVVVCAAGSMPGDLHKLWRPRDPKQYHVEYGYSCMGYEIAGGLGVKLAAPDRDVFVMVGDGSYLMMSSEIVTAVADGVKLIVVLVVNHGFASIGALSETVGVNRFGTWYRDRDGANLPTDLAANAASLGADTITVADVDGLRAALAAAKAADRTTVIQIETDPLVSAPDSQAWWDVPVAEVSRTAGTDAARADYDKARRAQRNYLLR from the coding sequence ATGACCCGACTGACGGTGGCCCAGGCGCTGGTGCGGTTCCTCGCCGCGCAGGAGACCGAACGCGACGGCGTGCGGCGGCGGTTCATCGCGGGCGCGTTCGGCATCTTCGGCCACGGCAACCTGGCCGGCGTGGGTCAGGCGCTGCGCGAGCACGCGGACACGATGCCCTACCACCTCGCCCGCAACGAGCAGGCGATGGTGCACACCGCGGCGGCGTACGCCCGGATGACCAACCGGCTGGCCACGTTCGCCTGCACGACGTCGATCGGGCCGGGCGCGACCAACATGGTCACCGGGGCGGCCGGCGCGACCATCAACCGGCTGCCGGTGCTGCTGCTGCCCGGAGACACGTTCGCCACCCGGGTCGCCGACCCGGTGCTGCAGCAGCTCGAGGCGCCGTACGCCGGTGACGTGTCGGTCAACGACTGCCTGCGCCCGGTGTCGCGCTGGTTCGACCGGGTCAGCCGGCCAGAGCAGCTCGTCGAGGCGGCGCTGCGGGCGATGCGGGTGCTCACGGATCCGGTGGAGACCGGCGCGGTCACGCTGGCGCTTCCGCAGGACGTGCAGGCAGAGGCGTACGACTGGCCGGACGAGTTCTTCGCGCCGCGGGTGTGGCACGTGCCGCGGCCGGTGCCGGAGCCGGCCGCGCTGGAGCGGGCCGTCTCGGCCATCCGTTCCGCGCGGCGGCCGCTGATCGTCGCGGGCGGCGGCGTCATCTACTCCGAGGCGACGGCGGCGCTGGCGGCGTTCGCGGAGCGCACCGGCGTGCCGGTCGGGGAGACCCAGGCCGGCAAGGGGGCGTTGCACCACGAGCACCCGTCGGCGGTCGGCGCGATCGGCGCGACCGGGACGACGGCGGCCAACCAGCTCGCGGCCGAGGCCGACCTGGTGATCGGCGTCGGCACCCGCTGGTCGGACTTCACCACGGCGTCGCGCACGCTGTTCACCACGCCGGACGTGCGGTTCGTCAACCTCAACATCGCGTCGTTCGACGCCGCCAAGCACAGTGGACTGTCTCTTGTGGCCGATGCCCGGGCCGGCATCGAGGCGCTCGACGCGGCGCTGGCCGGATGGTCGGTCTCCGCCGGCCACCGGGCGTCGACGGCACAGCTCGTGGCGGCGTGGAACGACACCGTCGACCGGGCGTACGCCGTGGAGCGGTCGCTCGCCGCCCAGAGCGCCGTGATCGGGGCGGTCAACGAGGCGGCCGGCGACCGCGGCGTGGTGGTCTGCGCGGCCGGGTCGATGCCGGGCGACCTGCACAAGCTGTGGCGGCCCCGCGATCCGAAGCAGTACCACGTCGAGTACGGCTACTCCTGCATGGGCTACGAGATCGCGGGCGGTCTCGGCGTCAAGCTGGCGGCACCGGACCGCGACGTGTTCGTCATGGTGGGCGACGGCTCGTACCTGATGATGTCCAGCGAGATCGTCACCGCCGTGGCCGACGGCGTGAAGCTGATCGTCGTGCTCGTGGTCAACCACGGATTCGCGTCGATCGGCGCGCTCTCGGAGACGGTCGGGGTGAACCGGTTCGGCACCTGGTACCGCGACCGGGACGGCGCGAACCTGCCGACGGACCTGGCCGCCAACGCCGCGAGCCTGGGCGCCGACACCATCACCGTGGCCGACGTCGACGGGTTGCGGGCGGCGCTGGCGGCAGCCAAGGCGGCCGACCGCACCACCGTCATCCAGATCGAGACCGACCCGCTGGTCTCCGCGCCCGACTCGCAGGCGTGGTGGGACGTGCCGGTGGCGGAGGTCTCCCGGACGGCGGGCACGGACGCGGCCCGGGCGGACTACGACAAGGCGCGGCGGGCGCAGCGGAACTACCTGCTGCGGTAG
- the iolB gene encoding 5-deoxy-glucuronate isomerase, with the protein MSDWFRPQCTSVDPDGAGWQHAGLRIVTLAPGSTTSWRTEGNEAVVVPLAGAASVSCAGAELTLHGRADVFTAATDLCYLPPGEHVTLASPAGGRFAVAYAAAEPGLPVRYRPAADVPIEVRGAGLATRQVNNLADAVSFECRALIVVEVLTPGGNWSSYPPHKHDEHRADETALEEIYYFEVARGGPGYQRVYASAPDRPIDVLAEVRTGDVVLVPHGWHGPSMAAPGYDLYYLNVMAGPGERAWRFRDDPAHAWIRDTWADQPTDPRVPLYGRSA; encoded by the coding sequence ATGAGCGACTGGTTCCGTCCACAGTGCACCTCGGTGGACCCCGACGGCGCCGGCTGGCAGCACGCCGGGCTCCGGATCGTCACGCTGGCGCCCGGCTCGACCACGAGCTGGCGCACCGAGGGCAACGAGGCCGTGGTCGTGCCGCTGGCCGGCGCCGCTTCAGTCAGCTGCGCGGGCGCCGAACTCACCCTGCACGGCCGGGCCGACGTGTTCACCGCCGCGACCGACCTGTGCTACCTGCCACCGGGGGAGCACGTCACCCTGGCCAGCCCGGCCGGCGGCCGGTTCGCGGTCGCGTACGCCGCCGCCGAGCCCGGCCTGCCCGTGCGCTACCGGCCCGCCGCCGACGTGCCGATCGAGGTGCGCGGCGCCGGCCTCGCCACCCGGCAGGTCAACAACCTCGCCGACGCGGTGTCCTTCGAATGCCGCGCCCTCATCGTGGTCGAGGTGCTGACCCCGGGCGGCAACTGGTCGAGCTATCCGCCGCACAAGCACGACGAGCACCGCGCCGACGAGACCGCGCTCGAGGAGATCTACTACTTCGAGGTCGCCCGCGGCGGCCCCGGCTACCAGCGGGTCTACGCCAGCGCGCCGGACCGCCCCATCGACGTGCTGGCCGAGGTGCGCACCGGCGACGTCGTGCTGGTGCCGCACGGCTGGCACGGCCCGTCGATGGCGGCGCCCGGCTACGACCTCTACTACCTCAACGTGATGGCCGGGCCGGGCGAGCGGGCCTGGCGGTTCCGCGACGACCCCGCCCACGCCTGGATCCGCGACACCTGGGCGGACCAGCCGACCGATCCGCGCGTTCCGCTCTACGGGAGGTCCGCATGA